One Clavelina lepadiformis chromosome 1, kaClaLepa1.1, whole genome shotgun sequence genomic region harbors:
- the LOC143461890 gene encoding uncharacterized protein LOC143461890 isoform X1, translated as MKNSKSKLRKLPVAHFDVTTPWFHRLLQYDVMTMKAGGGTLPLLREPGVDESTTDDDVFSLIEQLHLNDLNLSDVEREAVIEVIRRRQAAFSLSKQDLGKTNILTHSIDTGDVTPIRQHPRRMSEENKRKVEMRIVLDGVEWNGALAYLDDIIMYARTFQDHLHNLDDVLSRLIGMGNGKWTVV; from the exons ATGAAGAACTCCAAGTCCAAGCTGAGGAAGTTGCCTGTTGCTCACTTCGATGTAACAACGCCATGGTTTCATCGTCTACTGCAGTATGATGTGATGACAATGAAGGCTGGTGGAGGAACATTACCGCTATTGAGAGAACCAG GGGTTGACGAATCAACAACCGACGATGACGTGTTTTCTCTCATCGAACAATTGCATCTAAATGATCTTAATTTGTCAGATGTTGAGAGGGAAGCTGTGATCGAAGTGATTCGAAGACGGCAAGCTGCTTTTTCACTCTCTAAACAAGATCTTGGCAAAACCAATATTCTTACTCACAGTATTGACACGGGAGACGTTACACCGATACGCCAACACCCGAGAAGAATGTCAgaagaaaacaaacgaaagGTAGAAATGCGGATAGTGCTCGATGGAGTTGAATGGAATGGTGCATTGGCTTACCTGGATGACATCATCATGTACGCACGCACCTTTCAAGATCATCTGCACAACTTAGACGACGTACTTTCTCGACTAATTGGGATGGGAAATGGGAAATGGACAGTTGTGTAA
- the LOC143461890 gene encoding uncharacterized protein LOC143461890 isoform X2, giving the protein MKNSKSKLRKLPVAHFDVTTPWFHRLLQYDVMTMKAGGGTLPLLREPDVEREAVIEVIRRRQAAFSLSKQDLGKTNILTHSIDTGDVTPIRQHPRRMSEENKRKVEMRIVLDGVEWNGALAYLDDIIMYARTFQDHLHNLDDVLSRLIGMGNGKWTVV; this is encoded by the exons ATGAAGAACTCCAAGTCCAAGCTGAGGAAGTTGCCTGTTGCTCACTTCGATGTAACAACGCCATGGTTTCATCGTCTACTGCAGTATGATGTGATGACAATGAAGGCTGGTGGAGGAACATTACCGCTATTGAGAGAACCAG ATGTTGAGAGGGAAGCTGTGATCGAAGTGATTCGAAGACGGCAAGCTGCTTTTTCACTCTCTAAACAAGATCTTGGCAAAACCAATATTCTTACTCACAGTATTGACACGGGAGACGTTACACCGATACGCCAACACCCGAGAAGAATGTCAgaagaaaacaaacgaaagGTAGAAATGCGGATAGTGCTCGATGGAGTTGAATGGAATGGTGCATTGGCTTACCTGGATGACATCATCATGTACGCACGCACCTTTCAAGATCATCTGCACAACTTAGACGACGTACTTTCTCGACTAATTGGGATGGGAAATGGGAAATGGACAGTTGTGTAA
- the LOC143469662 gene encoding uncharacterized protein LOC143469662, giving the protein MYGVEMHQLNCPSSFPQIKKRRKYRKRTRLPTRRDLTKEFESLAATSQCRTPEKGDRSGVGRPRKKETILPDNLIDFILENESNEPALSDEEYTHCMTVLAGDMNRKCEILKICDIIGIDRETVRRKKRLRNAARAKDKSKVGTVATPGREEREQSDRSASASPANSPEPSSDRDEAGLNQHLTSTPSLDEFLCNSEQESCLKLDTKEWSPFPHACECGETPSHSLDDLHLSLMRLSPSHEAPHVITHAEAANVAQGIVEEFDDRKPTLEAL; this is encoded by the exons ATGTATGGTGTAGAGATGCATCAACTGAACTGCCCGAGCAGCTTTCCACAAATCAAAAAAAGAAGGAAATACCGGAAGCGCACCCGACTTCCGACTCGGCGCGATCTGACAAAGGAATTTGAGAGTTTGGCCGCCACGTCACAATGTAGGACGCCAGAGAAAGGGGATCGCTCCGGGGTGGGAAGGCCGAGGAAAAAGGAGACGATTTTGCCGGATAACTTGATCGATTTTATCCTGGAAAATGAGTCGAATGAACCGGCACTCAGCGATGAGGAATACACTCATTGTATGACGGTACTGGCTGGTGACATGAACAGAAAATGTGAGATACTGAAAATCTGTGACATCATCG GTATTGACAGAGAAACCGTCCGACGCAAGAAGCGGTTGCGAAACGCGGCTCGGGCCAAGGACAAGTCGAAAGTGGGCACTGTTGCAACCCCAGGGCGAGAAGAGCGCGAACAAAGCGACAGAAGCGCTTCCGCGTCACCGGCAAACTCCCCTGAGCCATCTAGCGACAGAGACGAAGCGGGTTTGAACCAGCACCTGACGTCAACGCCATCGCTTGACGAGTTTCTGTGTAATTCAGAGCAAGAAAGTTGTTTGAAGCTTGATACAAAAGAATGGAGTCCCTTTCCACACGCTTGTGAATGTGGGGAAACTCCAAGTCACAGCCTGGACGACCTCCATCTTAGTCTGATGCGTCTCTCCCCAAGCCATGAAGCTCCGCACGTTATAACACACGCGGAGGCTGCAAACGTTGCTCAAGGAATCGTGGAGGAGTTTGACGATAGAAAACCGACGTTGGAGGCGCTGTGA
- the LOC143471217 gene encoding uncharacterized protein LOC143471217: MSASRCTKWFVLVTAMATCLAVPADRDDLGKGIFDRDPTVTIAQGEVKGKTITSDGVRVDRFLAIPFADPPTGDLRFRPPVAHKGWGSDVYDASIDLSYKLREKTCLQTVVGFGTMGSEDCLYVSVWVSGGIEEAQKNHLPVMVWIHGGAYVAGSGWGANFFDNWLYDQERMVRHGNVIAVTLNYRLGPLGFMSTGDDASPGNYGLLDQLEALKWVKNNIWAFGGDTNKITIYGESAGAASVSFHMISPLSKDYFNRGISQSGTVFSSWAVVTDPLRWAQAVAEGVGCPTNDTNYQLVDCVRQAPVDDVVTAVRTIDLQKEVLVDMPWSAVVDGYFLPDDPAKMISNSADKDYLLGTNNNDGHLFAGAVFPKINMDNKAMDLRDLAKASTIIQYQVPEQVSEAIVFQYKAYSDEVDDTFYKKAIVNLFTDRLFASATHWNAHLRAANEETTGNTFVYLFSHPSKMPLLYPPWMGADHADDLQYVFAKPFQTPLVYTNDERDITNAFMTYWTNFAWSGDPNVGPNDHTIPANWPAYDLETKNYLEINGSLTENGNAAVGSSYREDFTAFWNVLIPQVWDSSLHTCDVTKTVAKAVVKDAASSLCPGDLDFQRDTTKGCVQGTSGTWNGKMYSKFLGIPFATPPLGEKRFQNPTENEAWTGVRSALEFSKICSQSPYDPATMSEDCLYLNVYVPIDTTLPVDYVSPNKYAVMVWVHGGSYMTGNVSPDFQGDVFAAQNNVIVVTVNYRLGSLGFLTTGDSNVRGNFGLLDQRLAFLWVRDNIAQFGGDPTRVTLFGQGAGSEAVQMHTVSSLNTDLGFTQAILQSGTALRLGEYPEQVALSQTFADASGCGGSDAATMLSCLRSASVEDLIVAQQSMQFAPVVDRYFLQKDPSKLMGILSPFASWSFIIGTNDGDGTTYWDEVNSVQTEDNFHDSIADEFSTTFGMKTGDIEFEYYLWSDPKFTTNQQELQTQLFNLYTDYRYVAPAGQVADSAVKARSVVYVYQFQRASLQNPYQGNFPMWTGAAHGSEIPYVWGDVARDVTSQGNHPDDTILSYSVMEYWGNFAKTGDPNLNELGNTANTPWPAYTADSKQHLLLDATITPSSYLRGKQVEFWNYLLPTLDISCPVTMM; this comes from the exons ATGTCGGCTTCGCGTTGTACAAAATGGTTTGTTCTGGTTACTGCAATGGCTACTTGCCTGGCTGTGCCAGCGGACAGAGACG ATTTGGGAAAAGGGATTTTTGATCGCGACCCAACGGTTACCATTGCTCAGGGAGAGGTCAAAGGTAAAACGATTACGTCAGATGGGGTCAGAGTTGACAGGTTTCTTGCGATTCCTTTCGCCGACCCACCTACAGGGGATTTGAG ATTCCGGCCCCCTGTAGCCCACAAGGGTTGGGGTAGCGACGTTTATGACGCATCAATCGACCTCAGTTACAAGTTAAGAGAGAAGACATGTTTGCAAACAGTCGTTGGTTTTGGTACAATGGGAAGCGAGGATTGTCTTTACGTCAGCGTGTGGGTATCAGGCGGCATTGAAG AGGCCCAGAAAAACCACCTCCCAGTGATGGTGTGGATTCACGGGGGCGCCTACGTAGCAGGAAGTGGTTGGGGAGCGAATTTCTTCGACAACTGGTTGTACGATCAGGAGAGAATGGTCAGACACGGCAACGTGATCGCTGTGACCTTGAACTATCGTCTTGGTCCACTTG GTTTTATGAGCACTGGGGACGACGCCTCCCCTGGTAACTACGGTCTTCTTGACCAATTGGAGGCCTTGAAGTGGGTGAAGAACAACATCTGGGCTTTTGGTGGCGACACAAATAAA ATAACGATCTACGGCGAATCTGCAGGGGCAGCTAGTGTGTCTTTCCACATGATTTCTCCCCTTAGCAAAGATTACTTCAACCGCGGAATCTCTCAAAGCGGCACCGTCTTTTCTTCTTGGGCCGTGGTCACAGACCCACTGCGATGGGCACAGGCG GTTGCCGAGGGAGTGGGCTGTCCAACCAACGACACCAACTACCAGCTAGTCGATTGCGTAAGGCAAGCACCCGTCGACGATGTGGTGACAGCGGTGAGAACAATTGACCTCCAGAAAGAAGTGCTGGTCGACATGCCGTGGTCAGCTGTGGTGGACGG GTACTTCCTTCCCGATGACCCGGCAAAGATGATCTCAAACTCGGCCGATAAAGATTATTTACTCGGTACAAATAACAACGACGGACATTTGTTCGCCGGGGCTGTCTTCCCGAAAATCAACATGGACAATAAGGCGATGGACCTGCGCGATCTAGCGAAGGCGTCCACCATAATCCAATACCAGGTCCCGGAGCAAGTTTCCGAAGCGATCGTGTTTCAGTACAAGGCTTATTCAG ATGAAGTCGACGACACGTTTTATAAGAAAGCGATCGTCAATCTCTTCACAGATCGCTTATTTGCAAGTGCCACGCACTGGAACGCCCACTTGCGGGCGGCTAATGAAGA GACGACCGGCAATACCTTCGTCTACCTGTTCAGCCATCCGAGCAAAATGCCTCTGCTCTACCCCCCGTGGATGGGGGCCGACCACGCTGACGACCTTCAGTATGTCTTCGCCAAACCTTTTCAGACTCCTCTCGTGTACACGAACGACGAAAGGGACATAACAAATGCCTTTATGACGTACTGGACCAACTTTGCCTGGAGCGG GGACCCCAACGTTGGTCCAAACGATCATACAATACCAGCCAACTGGCCAGCATACGACCTGGAAACCAAAAACTATCTTGAGATAAACGGAAGCTTAACCGAGAATGGAAACGCGGCGGTGGGAAGTAGTTATAGGGAAGATTTTACCGCGTTTTGGAACGTTCTGATCCCGCAGGTCTGGGATTCCTCCCTCCACACTTGTGACGTTACTAAAACCGTTGCCAAGGCGGTTGTCAAGGACGCCGCATCAAGTTTGTGTCCTGGTGACCTAGATTTCCAAAGAGACACCAC GAAGGGGTGCGTGCAAGGAACTTCGGGTACTTGGAACGGGAAGATGTATTCAAAGTTCCTCGGGATTCCATTCGCGACTCCTCCCCTTGGAGAAAAAAGATTCCAGAATCCGACAGAAAACGAAGCTTGGACCGGAGTCAG AAGCGCATTGGAGTTCTCGAAGATCTGTTCCCAGTCTCCCTACGACCCTGCTACAATGAGCGAGGATTGTCTCTATTTGAACGTCTACGTTCCCATCGACACG ACGCTCCCCGTCGACTACGTGAGCCCTAACAAGTACGCTGTGATGGTTTGGGTCCATGGAGGGTCGTACATGACTGGAAACGTGTCGCCTGACTTCCAGGGTGACGTATTTGCCGCCCAAAATAACGTCATCGTCGTCACTGTCAATTACAG GTTGGGATCTTTGGGATTTTTGACGACCGGAGATTCAAACGTGAGAGGCAACTTCGGCCTCTTAGATCAGAGACTCGCCTTTTTGTGGGTTCGCGACAACATTGCCCAGTTTGGTGGGGACCCGACCCGTGTAACCTTATTTGGGCAAGGGGCTGGCTCAGAGGCTGTCCAG ATGCACACCGTGAGTAGCCTCAACACCGATCTCGGATTCACTCAAGCTATTCTCCAAAGTGGAACCGCTCTACGTTTGGGGGAATACCCGGAACAAGTCGCTTTGTCTCAGACATTTGCGGATGCGAGCGGCTGTGGCGGTAGCGACGCGGCAACAATG TTAAGCTGCCTTCGAAGTGCCAGTGTAGAAGACCTCATTGTTGCGCAACAATCGATGCAGTTTGCTCCGGTGGTGGACCGATACTTTCTCCAAAAGGACCCGTCCAAGTTAATGGGAATTCTGAGTCCTTTTGCTTCTTGGTCTTTCATAATCG GCACTAACGATGGAGACGGCACGACTTACTGGGACGAGGTCAACTCGGTTCAAACAGAAGACAACTTCCATGATTCAATCGCCGATGAATTCTCCACAACCTTCGGAATGAAGACCGGTGATATCGAGTTTGAATATTACTTGTGGTCAGACCCGAAATTCACCACAAACCAGCAA GAGCTTCAAACCCAGCTGTTTAACTTGTACACCGACTACCGCTACGTGGCGCCAGCGGGTCAAGTTGCGGACTCGGCAGTGAAGGCGAGGTCAGTGGTCTACGTCTATCAATTCCAGCGCGCAAGTCTACAGAATCCTTACCAAGGAAACTTTCCAATGTGGACAG GCGCGGCGCATGGCTCAGAAATCCCCTACGTTTGGGGTGACGTTGCAAGagatgtgacgtcacaaggaAATCACCCTGACGACACCATACTCTCGTATTCAGTGATGGAATATTGGGGCAATTTCGCGAAGACTGG AGACCCCAATCTTAACGAGCTCGGTAACACCGCAAACACACCTTGGCCTGCCTACACTGCTGATAGCAAGCAACACTTGCTTCTAGATGCTACGATTACTCCATCGTCTTACCTGCGGGGAAAACAGGTCGAGTTCTGGAACTACTTGCTGCCGACGCTCGATATTAGTTGCCCGGTGACCATGATGTAA
- the LOC143473152 gene encoding carbohydrate sulfotransferase 11-like isoform X1 gives MCVVPKTGSSTMKSAMLYLQRNVDKANIDKVASPRLYLQTGISTLNRLPKTEALKRLLNYTTFVVMRDPTARIVSAHSSKFTNRTTSTYFKLSYGLQIAMQQAKLFSKGVNLNDRNIVATSNLKMDPDFQRLSTDEQQEVIDYARIMRFGNISFHQFARFVSQKNPSRTMLLEPHWRPQVDLYTIHLLLRWTPFENNFACCMAI, from the exons ATGTGCGTAGTGCCCAAG ACCGGGAGCTCGACCATGAAGAGTGCGATGCTTTACTTGCAAAGAAATGTCGACAAAGCGAATATCGATAAAGTTGCTTCACCACGTTTGTATTTGCAAACGGGCATAAGCACTCTTAACCG ATTACCGAAGACAGAAGCATTGAAAAGATTGCTCAACTACACCACGTTCGTTGTCATGCGCGATCCTACAGCTCGCATTGTCTCCGCACACAGCAGTAAATTCACCAACAGGACCACAAGCACCTATTTCAAACTATCTTATGGTCTTCAGATTGCCATGCAACAGGCgaagttattttcaaaagggGTCAACCTGAATGACAG GAACATCGTCGCCACGTCCAACTTGAAAATGGATCCCGATTTCCAACGATTGTCAACCGACGAACAACAAGAAGTGATTGATTATGCCAGAATAATGCGATTCGGGAATATTTCGTTTCACCAGTTTGCAAG GTTCGTGTCACAAAAGAATCCCAGCCGTACAATGTTGTTAGAACCTCACTGGCGCCCTCAAGTTGACTTATACACAATACACCTGTTATTAAGGTGGACcccttttgaaaataacttcGCCTGTTGCATGGCAATCTGA
- the LOC143473152 gene encoding carbohydrate sulfotransferase 11-like isoform X2 translates to MCVVPKTGSSTMKSAMLYLQRNVDKANIDKVASPRLYLQTGISTLNRLPKTEALKRLLNYTTFVVMRDPTARIVSAHSSKFTNRTTSTYFKLSYGLQIAMQQAKLFSKGVNLNDRNIVATSNLKMDPDFQRLSTDEQQEVIDYARIMRFGNISFHQFARFVSQKNPSRTMLLEPHWRPQVDLYTIHLLLRT, encoded by the exons ATGTGCGTAGTGCCCAAG ACCGGGAGCTCGACCATGAAGAGTGCGATGCTTTACTTGCAAAGAAATGTCGACAAAGCGAATATCGATAAAGTTGCTTCACCACGTTTGTATTTGCAAACGGGCATAAGCACTCTTAACCG ATTACCGAAGACAGAAGCATTGAAAAGATTGCTCAACTACACCACGTTCGTTGTCATGCGCGATCCTACAGCTCGCATTGTCTCCGCACACAGCAGTAAATTCACCAACAGGACCACAAGCACCTATTTCAAACTATCTTATGGTCTTCAGATTGCCATGCAACAGGCgaagttattttcaaaagggGTCAACCTGAATGACAG GAACATCGTCGCCACGTCCAACTTGAAAATGGATCCCGATTTCCAACGATTGTCAACCGACGAACAACAAGAAGTGATTGATTATGCCAGAATAATGCGATTCGGGAATATTTCGTTTCACCAGTTTGCAAG GTTCGTGTCACAAAAGAATCCCAGCCGTACAATGTTGTTAGAACCTCACTGGCGCCCTCAAGTTGACTTATACACAATACACCTGTTATTAAG AACATAG
- the LOC143448910 gene encoding uncharacterized protein LOC143448910 produces MVNPGMTASSKRHEKIFIVDDKAPETSHEKISSVISSGTHAPENGEVEAGEKFLQSLFNVKTGRDGPSTLTEKGIDLFANHRPDRPELWKESPQQLVRRKELRERCSAEELNPLLDLSRMVYDDKHKVVMCEVPKTGCTTMKGVLLYLQRNVDKANIDKLPESRFHLQNMGTLNR; encoded by the exons ATGGTTAATCCAGGAATGACTGCTTCAAGCAAACGTCatgaaaagatttttatcG TAGATGATAAAGCTCCGGAGACAAGCCATGAGAAGATCAGTTCAGTGATAAGTTCCGGTACTCATGCTCCGGAAAATGGAGAAGTGGAAGCTGGAGAGAAGTTTTTGCAGTCGTTGTTTAACGTCAAAACAGGCCGAGACGGACCCTCGACGTTGACGGAAAAAGGAATCGACTTGTTCG CCAACCACCGACCTGATCGTCCTGAGCTTTGGAAGGAAAGTCCTCAACAGCTGGTGAGGAGAAAAGAACTCCGGGAACGATGTTCCGCGGAAGAGCTTAATCCCCTCCTCGATCTGTCACGCATGGTTTACGATGACAAACACAAAGTCGTCATGTGCGAAGTGCCCAAG ACCGGGTGCACGACCATGAAGGGCGTGCTACTTTACTTGCAAAGAAATGTCGACAAAGCGAACATCGATAAACTTCCTGAATCACGTTTTCATTTGCAAAACATGGGCACTCTTAATAGGTAA